One stretch of Halobacillus litoralis DNA includes these proteins:
- a CDS encoding (Fe-S)-binding protein, whose translation MSSSLKERLNYDKTFDCVQCGYCLPACPTYETMEKETHSPRGRINLVKMVAEGKASVEDLKEPIEKCLGCMACTTVCPTNVQYGEIFVGAKRVIDEERPRRRRLVEDFFFQSFFPSTKWMNALGNVTWLYQKSGLQKVSQRFGLTKRAPLRIHEFESALPSMPGPRNRRARADRYVRKRPAAAKVGFFKGCVMDSVFFETNQNTVELLLRSGAEVVFPEAQTCCGALHAHTGKVDQSVELAKRNIEAFEEEGFDYIVNNAGGCGARLVEYAHLFDEGTEWHERAVRFVDRVRDISEVLVELDGLTFEKELAKTVTYQPSCHLRNVQKVTSEPLDLIRRIHGVELRELERPEFCCGSAGVYNITNYEEAMDILDVKMQDVCGTGAGGVVTSNPGCQLQMKLGVEREGLGMDAVHLVDLLMEADPRPKW comes from the coding sequence ATGAGTAGTTCGCTGAAGGAACGCCTGAATTATGACAAGACGTTCGACTGTGTCCAGTGCGGCTATTGTCTTCCGGCCTGTCCCACTTATGAAACGATGGAAAAAGAAACCCATTCACCGAGAGGGCGCATCAATCTTGTGAAGATGGTTGCCGAAGGAAAAGCGTCCGTCGAAGATTTGAAGGAACCGATTGAAAAGTGTCTTGGCTGTATGGCCTGTACGACCGTCTGTCCAACGAACGTTCAGTATGGAGAGATCTTTGTAGGAGCCAAGCGTGTGATTGATGAGGAAAGGCCGCGCCGGCGCCGGCTAGTGGAGGATTTCTTTTTCCAGTCATTCTTTCCTTCTACCAAATGGATGAATGCGTTGGGGAATGTGACTTGGCTTTATCAGAAGAGTGGGTTGCAGAAGGTTTCGCAGCGGTTTGGGCTGACGAAAAGAGCTCCGCTTCGAATTCATGAATTTGAATCGGCTTTGCCGAGTATGCCTGGACCGAGAAATCGCCGTGCCCGTGCGGATCGGTATGTACGTAAGCGGCCGGCTGCGGCAAAGGTTGGATTCTTTAAAGGATGCGTCATGGACAGCGTCTTTTTTGAAACGAATCAGAATACGGTGGAGCTTTTGCTGCGGAGTGGCGCTGAGGTTGTTTTCCCAGAAGCGCAGACGTGCTGCGGGGCTCTTCACGCTCATACAGGCAAAGTGGACCAGTCGGTAGAACTTGCCAAGCGGAATATTGAAGCTTTTGAGGAAGAAGGCTTCGATTATATCGTGAATAATGCTGGTGGCTGTGGCGCGCGTTTGGTGGAGTATGCGCATTTGTTTGATGAGGGCACAGAGTGGCATGAGCGTGCGGTAAGGTTTGTTGATCGAGTGCGGGATATTTCTGAAGTGCTTGTAGAGTTGGACGGGCTCACTTTTGAAAAAGAGCTTGCAAAGACCGTTACCTATCAACCTTCCTGTCATTTGCGCAATGTACAGAAGGTGACGAGCGAACCTCTGGATTTGATTCGCCGCATTCATGGTGTGGAATTGCGTGAGTTGGAGCGGCCGGAGTTTTGCTGCGGATCCGCTGGCGTGTACAATATCACAAACTACGAAGAAGCGATGGATATTCTGGACGTCAAAATGCAGGATGTGTGTGGCACGGGAGCTGGTGGTGTTGTGACTTCAAACCCCGGTTGTCAGCTGCAGATGAAGCTTGGAGTGGAGCGTGAAGGTTTGGGGATGGATGCTGTACATTTGGTAGATTTATTGATGGAGGCTGATCCTAGGCCGAAGTGGTGA
- a CDS encoding S8 family peptidase, translated as MKLKKLATLSLAATLVILPTTGQAFADSEPESLNKINVQEDKGEFVKGEVVVKFKNGKSLNDQQLKKFGADEVTEERSFVDSKVKVLKVGNVEAVAKALSKNPNVEYAEPNYVFEASWTPNDTYYSGYQYGPQNTDTEAAWDITRGSSSHEIAIIDSGVDYNHPDLDGKTIKGYDFVDNDNDPMDLNNHGTHVAGTAAAETNNRSGVAGMAPNTKILAVRALDANGSGSLYDIADAIRYSADVGAEVINLSLGCNCDTQTLEDAVNYAWNNGSVVIAAAGNDGVSTTFEPASYDNVIAVGAVDSNNNKASFSNYGTWVDVTAPGVSIASTVPNRGYAYMSGTSMASPHVAGLAGLLASQGRSNSNIRAAIEQTADPIYGTGYYFEHGMINSYDAVNY; from the coding sequence TTGAAGTTGAAAAAACTAGCAACATTATCACTGGCCGCCACGCTGGTCATCCTGCCGACAACAGGGCAAGCATTCGCCGATTCTGAGCCGGAGTCATTGAACAAAATCAACGTACAGGAAGACAAAGGAGAGTTCGTAAAAGGAGAAGTTGTAGTTAAGTTCAAAAATGGGAAGTCTTTGAATGACCAACAACTGAAAAAATTCGGAGCAGATGAAGTGACAGAAGAGCGTTCTTTTGTAGATTCCAAAGTAAAAGTACTTAAAGTCGGAAACGTAGAGGCTGTCGCAAAAGCACTAAGCAAAAACCCGAACGTGGAATATGCAGAACCAAACTACGTTTTCGAAGCATCATGGACACCAAACGATACTTACTATAGTGGATACCAGTATGGTCCACAAAACACGGACACAGAAGCCGCATGGGATATTACACGTGGTAGCAGCAGCCATGAAATTGCCATCATCGACTCAGGGGTTGACTACAATCACCCAGACCTTGATGGAAAAACTATCAAAGGTTATGACTTTGTAGACAACGATAATGATCCAATGGACTTGAACAATCACGGGACACATGTCGCAGGTACGGCAGCGGCAGAAACGAATAACAGATCCGGTGTTGCCGGCATGGCTCCAAACACGAAGATCCTTGCCGTCCGAGCACTTGATGCAAACGGCAGCGGTTCTTTGTATGACATCGCCGATGCCATCCGTTATTCGGCTGACGTAGGCGCTGAAGTCATCAACCTTTCTCTTGGCTGTAACTGTGACACGCAAACGCTTGAAGATGCAGTAAACTATGCCTGGAATAATGGATCAGTCGTCATTGCCGCTGCAGGTAACGACGGTGTATCCACAACATTTGAACCGGCTTCCTATGACAATGTCATCGCTGTTGGTGCTGTAGATAGCAATAACAACAAAGCCTCCTTCTCTAACTACGGAACCTGGGTAGACGTTACAGCTCCAGGTGTCAGCATCGCTTCCACTGTACCCAACAGAGGATACGCCTACATGTCTGGTACATCCATGGCCTCCCCTCACGTAGCAGGCTTGGCTGGATTGCTTGCATCTCAAGGACGTTCCAACAGCAATATCCGTGCAGCAATCGAGCAAACGGCTGATCCGATCTATGGTACCGGCTACTACTTCGAACACGGTATGATCAACTCTTACGACGCAGTAAACTATTAA
- a CDS encoding glutamine ABC transporter substrate-binding protein, which yields MKAKWYLFIMVMALSMLLAACGSDNESGTSGDSEGDSGGETYTVATDNNFVPFEFMNEETGEMEGFDIDLIKAIADEAGFNIEIESMKFDGVVAGMQSGRYDIGIAGMTITDERKETIDFSDPYYDAGLMLAVSADNDEIQSEEDLAGKKVGTRSGTTSETYIRENHPDAELITFPGIVEAYMDLESGRLDAVMYDVPNVQYYVANDSEGLKTAGDILQGEQYGIAFPKDSELVSDVNEALQTLIDNGTYDDIYEEWFGERKYGTESSE from the coding sequence ATGAAAGCAAAATGGTACTTATTCATTATGGTTATGGCTTTAAGTATGCTTCTTGCTGCCTGTGGCAGTGACAACGAATCCGGTACATCCGGAGACTCCGAAGGGGATTCCGGTGGAGAAACATACACAGTAGCGACGGATAACAACTTTGTTCCTTTTGAGTTCATGAACGAGGAAACGGGAGAAATGGAAGGCTTTGATATTGATCTGATCAAAGCGATTGCTGACGAAGCTGGGTTCAATATTGAAATTGAATCTATGAAGTTTGATGGCGTAGTCGCTGGTATGCAATCCGGTCGTTATGACATCGGTATTGCTGGTATGACGATTACTGATGAACGTAAAGAGACCATCGATTTTTCTGATCCTTATTATGATGCTGGTCTAATGCTTGCGGTAAGCGCAGATAATGATGAAATCCAGTCCGAAGAAGACCTTGCAGGTAAAAAGGTGGGAACTCGTTCTGGTACAACGAGTGAAACGTACATCCGTGAAAACCACCCGGATGCAGAGTTGATTACATTCCCTGGAATCGTCGAAGCGTACATGGACCTTGAGTCTGGTCGTTTGGATGCGGTTATGTATGACGTCCCTAACGTCCAATACTACGTAGCGAATGACTCTGAAGGCTTAAAAACAGCTGGAGACATTTTGCAGGGTGAGCAATACGGAATCGCATTCCCTAAGGATTCCGAACTTGTGAGCGATGTGAATGAAGCATTGCAGACATTGATTGATAATGGCACATACGATGACATCTACGAAGAATGGTTCGGTGAGCGTAAATACGGCACAGAATCTTCGGAGTAA
- a CDS encoding amino acid ABC transporter ATP-binding protein, with translation MITVKDLHKSFGSNEVLKGINAEIKEKEVVCVIGPSGSGKSTFLRCLNLLEEVTSGEVIIQGDNLTDPKININDVRSRVGMVFQHFNLFPHKTVLDNITIGPIKVKKMKKAEAEKIARPLLEKVGLSDKADAYPESLSGGQKQRVAIARSLAMEPSIMLFDEPTSALDPELVGDVLAVMKELAQEGMTMVVVTHEMGFAREVGDRVLFMDEGIIMEEDVPANLFGNPQNPRTQEFLSKVL, from the coding sequence ATGATTACCGTCAAAGATTTGCATAAATCATTCGGTTCCAACGAAGTGTTGAAAGGAATCAATGCAGAAATCAAAGAAAAAGAAGTGGTCTGTGTCATCGGGCCATCTGGTTCTGGAAAGAGTACGTTTTTACGGTGCTTGAACCTGCTTGAGGAAGTCACTTCTGGAGAAGTCATCATTCAAGGCGACAACCTGACTGATCCTAAAATCAATATCAATGATGTCCGCTCTCGTGTCGGAATGGTGTTTCAGCACTTTAACCTTTTCCCGCACAAGACCGTGCTTGATAACATTACGATTGGTCCAATCAAAGTGAAAAAAATGAAGAAAGCGGAAGCTGAAAAAATAGCACGCCCACTCCTTGAAAAAGTCGGTCTGAGTGATAAAGCGGACGCTTATCCTGAAAGCCTTTCCGGTGGGCAGAAACAACGTGTAGCGATCGCCCGTTCACTAGCGATGGAACCAAGCATCATGTTGTTTGACGAACCGACCTCAGCGCTTGACCCTGAACTTGTCGGGGACGTATTAGCGGTTATGAAAGAATTAGCCCAGGAAGGGATGACGATGGTGGTCGTCACCCACGAAATGGGATTTGCCCGCGAAGTTGGCGACCGGGTTCTGTTTATGGATGAAGGGATCATCATGGAAGAGGATGTACCAGCTAACTTATTTGGAAATCCACAAAATCCTAGAACGCAGGAGTTCTTAAGTAAAGTACTATAG
- a CDS encoding gas vesicle protein GvpG: MKEEVDKEMYDLEHIQKKLIQLQMMYELEEISEEHYEEQEEELLIRYEVAKKMEMEQWENMTKRK, encoded by the coding sequence GTGAAAGAAGAAGTGGATAAGGAAATGTACGACCTCGAACATATTCAAAAGAAATTAATTCAGCTGCAAATGATGTATGAATTGGAAGAGATTTCGGAAGAGCATTATGAGGAGCAGGAAGAAGAGCTGCTTATCCGATATGAAGTCGCCAAAAAGATGGAGATGGAGCAATGGGAGAACATGACGAAAAGGAAGTAA
- the gvpN gene encoding gas vesicle protein GvpN: MSVLKQNSERLSSNTDVYEQPFFKSLIRRSLNYLSAGYPVHYTGASGIGKTTLAIHVAKRRNRPVTLITGNKDLTNDDLIGAFKGYSRKKLNDNFVRTVRKIEENVTEDWVSGHLYEAVKHGHTVVYDEFTRSSPETNNLFLSVLEEKILPLYGSKSKDSHIRVHPDFRIVFTSNPAEYIGVYDTQDALMNRMISIPLNALSMEAEVAIVMERTKIKQAKAEAIVCFVRGVKESTGDKKGLLSLRASIMIADLVKKTSVRVDGKDEAFQNLCLDMTYFSVLSMTENEEEAREIILDHCKKV; this comes from the coding sequence ATGAGTGTACTTAAACAAAACAGTGAACGTCTATCTTCCAACACAGATGTTTATGAACAGCCCTTCTTCAAAAGCTTGATCCGCCGGTCCTTGAACTATTTATCTGCCGGTTATCCTGTTCATTATACAGGGGCGTCGGGTATCGGGAAAACGACGCTTGCCATCCATGTCGCGAAGCGAAGAAATCGCCCGGTAACGCTGATTACAGGTAACAAAGATTTGACCAATGATGACTTGATCGGGGCTTTTAAAGGCTACAGCCGCAAAAAGTTGAATGATAACTTTGTAAGAACCGTGAGAAAAATCGAAGAAAATGTGACGGAAGATTGGGTGAGCGGTCATCTTTATGAAGCGGTGAAACACGGGCATACCGTGGTGTATGACGAGTTTACGAGGTCAAGCCCGGAAACGAACAACCTGTTTTTATCCGTTCTCGAAGAAAAAATTCTGCCCTTGTATGGATCGAAAAGCAAGGATTCGCACATCAGGGTTCACCCGGACTTCAGAATCGTTTTTACGAGTAATCCCGCTGAGTATATCGGAGTATATGACACGCAGGATGCATTGATGAACCGGATGATTTCCATTCCATTGAATGCTCTGAGTATGGAAGCTGAAGTGGCGATTGTAATGGAGAGGACGAAAATCAAACAGGCCAAGGCGGAAGCGATCGTATGTTTTGTAAGAGGTGTAAAAGAGTCAACGGGTGACAAGAAGGGGCTATTGAGCCTGCGCGCCTCCATTATGATTGCTGATTTAGTTAAAAAAACGAGTGTCCGTGTGGATGGAAAGGATGAAGCGTTCCAGAACCTTTGTCTGGATATGACTTATTTTTCCGTCTTATCTATGACGGAGAATGAAGAAGAAGCAAGGGAAATCATTCTCGATCATTGCAAAAAGGTATAG
- the gvpO gene encoding gas vesicle protein GvpO, with protein MKVLNEVTDFFNENIAPPHKIISARKKDQEWRVLVEVIEEKEYMKKYARDQMVGLYEVFLDENIEVTGFSRLSLRYRSDIEEQVEQ; from the coding sequence ATGAAGGTCTTGAATGAAGTCACCGATTTTTTCAATGAAAACATTGCACCGCCACATAAAATTATATCCGCACGTAAGAAAGACCAGGAGTGGCGGGTATTGGTCGAAGTGATTGAAGAAAAGGAATACATGAAAAAGTATGCTCGAGATCAAATGGTTGGATTATATGAAGTTTTTTTGGATGAAAACATAGAAGTGACTGGCTTTTCCCGCTTAAGTCTCAGATACCGCAGCGATATTGAAGAACAGGTCGAGCAGTAG
- a CDS encoding STAS domain-containing protein yields the protein MSEEYHYGSEQYYSLKSAAQKIFEVITQRLDVQTTYITMRDKNSMTVLSSLNKQEEIVPEGFTIDYEESHCRLIINDQDQILRTNNLMEDKLTCEMEASALLEVKGYLGVTLKDLKGSVFGTLCVMDKEEKDFKEEDIEFLQTIASVLSHMIDLDQTHYNMGLMNAPIIPITDGVSVIPIQGIVDEERADKLMGDVLRYGKEQDIDYFVLDLSGLVVRDQFFSEMLPKLIHALQVMGIEPMLTGITPEIAQKEIETNVLAKTKPKTVPNLQTALSTIGFKLVESH from the coding sequence ATGTCGGAAGAATATCACTATGGATCGGAGCAATATTATTCTCTCAAATCAGCTGCTCAAAAGATCTTTGAAGTCATAACTCAGCGACTTGATGTACAGACCACTTACATCACAATGAGAGACAAAAACTCCATGACTGTACTGAGTTCGTTAAATAAACAGGAAGAAATCGTCCCCGAGGGGTTCACGATTGATTATGAAGAAAGTCACTGCCGGTTAATCATTAATGATCAAGACCAAATACTTAGAACAAACAACTTAATGGAAGACAAACTCACTTGCGAAATGGAAGCCTCTGCTCTCTTAGAGGTAAAAGGATACCTCGGCGTGACGCTGAAAGATTTAAAAGGAAGTGTGTTCGGGACTCTTTGCGTGATGGATAAGGAAGAAAAAGATTTTAAGGAAGAAGATATCGAATTTCTACAAACCATTGCGTCTGTCCTTTCTCACATGATTGACCTTGATCAGACCCACTATAATATGGGATTGATGAATGCACCGATCATCCCGATTACTGATGGCGTGTCCGTAATCCCTATCCAGGGCATTGTTGACGAAGAACGTGCGGACAAATTGATGGGCGATGTCCTTCGATATGGAAAAGAACAGGATATCGATTATTTCGTCCTCGATCTTTCCGGATTAGTTGTACGAGACCAGTTTTTCTCCGAAATGTTACCGAAGCTGATTCACGCTCTACAAGTAATGGGGATTGAACCAATGTTGACGGGTATTACCCCGGAAATAGCACAGAAAGAAATCGAAACCAATGTGCTGGCTAAAACCAAACCTAAGACTGTTCCGAACCTGCAGACAGCACTTTCAACTATTGGGTTTAAATTAGTAGAGAGTCATTAA
- a CDS encoding GvpL/GvpF family gas vesicle protein yields the protein MAEDMGIYVFCCIQTTKEKNFGTVEFEGEEKEVFTVQHKDAAMVAVKAPIKIYHPKKKALMTHQQVISRVMDSESSVVPISFGNVFNTKEDTQVLIENLYPQLEKLFVEVRNKIEIGLKIVGKREWLEEQIIQNDRVKKKKETVANKSEAAGYFDRIQLGEMARDFFTTIQKEIETTIHAPLDRLAEASQVNETIGEKMLLNGAYLIDREKEEAFDKKVNELQRWKEYVDFKYTGPWPAYNFINIKLKVEAS from the coding sequence ATGGCTGAAGATATGGGAATTTATGTGTTCTGTTGTATTCAAACAACAAAGGAGAAAAATTTTGGAACCGTCGAATTTGAGGGAGAAGAAAAAGAAGTTTTCACGGTCCAGCATAAAGATGCAGCCATGGTTGCTGTTAAAGCTCCGATAAAAATCTATCATCCGAAGAAAAAAGCGCTCATGACTCACCAGCAAGTGATTTCAAGAGTCATGGACTCGGAGAGTTCTGTCGTTCCCATCAGCTTTGGGAATGTCTTTAATACGAAAGAAGATACGCAAGTGCTCATTGAAAACCTTTACCCTCAACTTGAGAAGCTGTTTGTAGAAGTAAGGAATAAGATCGAAATCGGTTTGAAAATCGTTGGAAAAAGAGAGTGGTTAGAAGAGCAGATCATCCAGAACGACCGGGTGAAAAAGAAAAAGGAAACGGTAGCAAACAAATCAGAAGCGGCCGGCTACTTCGACCGGATTCAGCTTGGAGAGATGGCTCGCGACTTTTTCACCACGATTCAAAAGGAAATCGAAACCACCATACACGCTCCTTTGGACCGATTAGCAGAAGCCTCTCAAGTGAACGAAACGATTGGTGAAAAAATGCTCTTGAATGGGGCATATTTAATCGATCGGGAAAAAGAGGAGGCCTTCGATAAAAAAGTGAACGAGCTGCAGCGGTGGAAGGAATATGTTGATTTCAAATATACGGGACCGTGGCCTGCGTATAATTTCATCAACATCAAGTTGAAAGTAGAAGCCTCATGA
- the gvpA gene encoding gas vesicle structural protein GvpA, with amino-acid sequence MAIQKSTDSSSLAEVVDRILDKGIVIDAFARVSVVGIELITVEARVVIASVDTWLRYAEAVGLLRDEVEEEGLGGRLGDGEETSPSRSSNERGEFSI; translated from the coding sequence ATGGCGATTCAAAAATCAACAGATAGTTCCAGTCTTGCAGAAGTGGTTGACCGTATTTTGGATAAAGGGATTGTGATCGACGCGTTTGCGCGTGTTTCAGTTGTAGGGATTGAACTAATTACGGTAGAAGCGAGAGTCGTAATTGCCAGTGTGGATACATGGCTCAGGTATGCAGAAGCTGTCGGTCTCCTGCGGGATGAAGTAGAAGAAGAAGGTCTTGGCGGCCGCCTTGGTGATGGAGAGGAAACATCACCTTCTCGTTCGTCGAATGAACGTGGAGAATTCAGTATATAA
- a CDS encoding sodium:calcium antiporter gives MNFIIFAISAVVVVLAAVQLNRYGDVISQKSTLSGAVVGTFLIAGATSLPELTTSLTAVYIDNSDIAVGNMLGSNVFNVLILAAVDLIYRKQKMFNRIEQKQHLPSAIAGIIFTLVVVVSLYMSSTLSLFNIGIEMFLLVGLYILTVRFFENDEAEEMDEAAATGKTVSLKSASIGFAISAVVVFAAGSALSISGDQLAQQTGMSSSFVGSFLIAASTSLPELVTVLVAFKMGNYDMAVGSILGSNLFNLQLLAITDLFYQNGPILNSTSGSNLPIALLFIGMMVLTIFMMVRKSVESFARYAAPSLLIVVMYFVSSYFLF, from the coding sequence ATGAACTTTATCATATTCGCTATCTCAGCCGTTGTAGTCGTACTAGCTGCGGTTCAGCTGAACCGTTATGGGGATGTCATCAGTCAAAAGTCTACTTTAAGCGGAGCTGTCGTAGGAACATTCCTTATAGCGGGAGCTACATCTTTGCCGGAATTGACCACAAGTTTAACGGCCGTCTACATCGATAACTCTGACATTGCCGTAGGAAATATGCTTGGAAGTAATGTGTTTAATGTCTTAATTCTCGCAGCTGTTGATCTCATCTATCGCAAGCAAAAAATGTTCAACCGTATTGAGCAGAAGCAGCATCTTCCTTCTGCGATCGCTGGGATCATCTTTACGCTGGTTGTCGTAGTCTCGCTATACATGAGCTCTACCCTTTCGCTTTTTAATATAGGAATCGAAATGTTCCTCCTTGTCGGGTTGTACATCCTGACCGTCCGTTTCTTTGAAAATGATGAAGCAGAAGAAATGGACGAAGCAGCAGCCACAGGCAAAACGGTTTCCTTAAAATCGGCAAGTATTGGTTTTGCCATCAGCGCCGTGGTGGTTTTCGCTGCCGGTAGTGCGCTGTCGATATCCGGGGATCAACTGGCTCAACAAACCGGGATGAGTTCAAGCTTTGTTGGGAGTTTCTTGATTGCTGCTTCCACCTCTCTGCCTGAACTTGTCACCGTACTTGTAGCGTTTAAAATGGGGAATTACGATATGGCAGTGGGCTCCATTTTAGGGAGTAACTTGTTCAACCTGCAGCTTCTTGCTATTACCGACCTCTTTTATCAAAACGGTCCGATTCTGAATTCGACATCAGGAAGCAACCTCCCGATCGCCCTTTTATTCATTGGGATGATGGTGCTGACGATTTTCATGATGGTAAGAAAAAGTGTCGAGAGCTTCGCTCGCTATGCAGCTCCTTCCCTCCTTATTGTCGTCATGTATTTTGTCTCTTCTTATTTCCTTTTTTAA
- a CDS encoding amino acid ABC transporter permease, which yields MEFITESHYFRVMPFLLEGLVWTLLITFVGLIFGFVLGAVFGFARLSKNKIIYGLATVYVEAVRGTPILAQILFIYFGLSDLTGINIDKITASIIAIAINAGAYIAEIVRGAVYSIDKGQEEAGRSIGLTRNQTMRYIIWPQAFRRMIPPLGNQFVISLKDTSLFSVIAVGELLYMGQQYYGMTFQAFQALTMVCVMYLIITVPTAVYLRRVERRLDV from the coding sequence ATGGAGTTCATTACGGAATCGCACTATTTTCGTGTCATGCCGTTTTTGCTTGAAGGACTGGTATGGACACTACTCATCACTTTTGTTGGATTGATTTTCGGATTCGTTCTCGGGGCGGTCTTTGGATTTGCCCGTTTGTCGAAAAATAAAATCATATACGGACTTGCGACGGTTTACGTTGAAGCGGTTCGCGGGACCCCGATTTTAGCACAGATTCTATTCATTTATTTTGGTCTATCGGATTTAACCGGTATCAATATTGATAAAATTACGGCCTCTATCATAGCGATTGCCATTAATGCAGGTGCTTACATAGCAGAAATCGTACGAGGCGCGGTTTACTCGATCGATAAAGGGCAGGAAGAGGCTGGACGTTCCATCGGTCTTACAAGAAATCAGACGATGCGTTACATCATCTGGCCGCAAGCCTTCAGAAGAATGATTCCACCGCTTGGCAACCAGTTCGTCATCAGCTTGAAGGATACATCCCTTTTCTCCGTCATCGCTGTAGGAGAATTGCTTTACATGGGACAGCAGTATTACGGAATGACGTTCCAGGCCTTCCAGGCATTGACGATGGTTTGTGTGATGTACTTGATTATCACGGTACCGACTGCGGTGTACTTGAGAAGAGTTGAAAGGAGACTGGATGTGTAA
- a CDS encoding nuclease-related domain-containing protein → MIIKQRAFPRDIEQLQAIERRLHESHPQMPKVKEHLKNRLSGHKGELALNFPLSYLPEHYRIFHHLRLYDGTHYFQIDCLVMTNQWILIVEAKNIGGELFYNQRFNFLSRTWDEGPQTFSDPVLQVRRHRRQFQQWLHLKGFPDVPIYCLVANSHPGTSIKTDDPSLDIVIRTEALPEKVEEIISQHNDLQKLSTSSLHLLSSELLSDHTDNEFDYIEYFSLSIIDFKRGVFCTNCTALPMKRKRGTWQCGICLHKDRRAHIPALSDYSLLMGPRINNLQARSFLLITSPSAMQNILKDMNLRSEGENKGRVYFL, encoded by the coding sequence ATGATTATTAAGCAGCGTGCATTTCCACGAGACATCGAACAACTGCAAGCAATAGAACGACGTCTTCATGAAAGCCACCCCCAAATGCCAAAAGTTAAAGAACACCTCAAAAACCGTCTCTCCGGCCACAAAGGAGAACTCGCTCTCAACTTTCCACTCTCCTATCTCCCCGAACACTACCGAATCTTCCATCACCTACGTCTCTATGACGGTACCCACTATTTCCAAATTGACTGCCTGGTTATGACGAACCAATGGATCTTGATTGTTGAAGCGAAGAATATTGGTGGAGAGTTGTTTTACAATCAAAGATTCAACTTTCTCTCCAGAACATGGGATGAGGGACCGCAAACGTTTTCTGACCCTGTTCTTCAAGTGAGGAGACACCGAAGACAGTTTCAGCAATGGCTTCATTTAAAAGGTTTTCCAGACGTTCCTATTTACTGCCTCGTTGCCAACAGTCATCCTGGTACTTCGATAAAGACCGATGATCCTTCCCTTGATATCGTTATCCGTACGGAAGCTCTGCCGGAAAAAGTGGAAGAGATTATCTCTCAGCACAACGATTTACAGAAGTTAAGTACCTCTTCTCTTCATTTACTATCTAGCGAATTACTATCTGACCATACAGATAATGAATTTGATTATATTGAATATTTCTCTCTTTCTATAATAGATTTTAAACGAGGGGTATTTTGCACGAATTGTACCGCTCTCCCTATGAAAAGAAAACGCGGAACTTGGCAGTGCGGTATTTGTCTTCATAAAGACCGGAGAGCGCACATCCCTGCACTAAGTGATTACTCATTACTTATGGGACCTAGAATTAATAACCTTCAAGCAAGAAGTTTTTTGCTTATCACCTCTCCCTCAGCTATGCAAAATATACTAAAAGATATGAATTTAAGATCCGAAGGGGAGAATAAAGGAAGAGTGTACTTTTTGTAA
- the gvpQ gene encoding gas vesicle protein GvpQ codes for MSHLRNGQEEDPSILDQVEGGIKKSAAVIKDKLPNPVHKIIRKADDPQEATEHARDEMNDQAGDIFREQFKRQMQSQIEDMKGELQEKTSANADHVHSKAEEVKRKVQEHLLEFREKLGSVKESGEQMQRSINENNSSSGTIKGANDIKGISHIKSSTSIKGSKDIKGLSSIKTYHS; via the coding sequence ATGTCTCATCTACGAAACGGTCAGGAGGAAGATCCATCCATCCTTGATCAAGTGGAAGGAGGTATAAAAAAGTCTGCAGCTGTGATCAAGGATAAGTTGCCGAACCCGGTTCATAAAATTATCCGGAAAGCAGATGACCCTCAAGAGGCGACTGAACATGCCAGGGATGAAATGAATGATCAAGCGGGAGATATTTTCCGGGAGCAATTCAAAAGGCAGATGCAGTCCCAAATCGAGGACATGAAGGGAGAGCTTCAGGAGAAAACTTCAGCGAATGCTGATCACGTCCATTCAAAGGCTGAGGAAGTAAAGCGGAAGGTTCAGGAGCATCTGCTTGAATTCAGAGAAAAACTCGGATCCGTCAAAGAATCCGGAGAGCAAATGCAGCGTTCGATAAATGAGAACAATTCTTCAAGTGGAACAATCAAAGGAGCGAACGATATCAAAGGCATTTCTCATATAAAGAGTTCCACTTCTATTAAAGGTTCAAAAGATATCAAAGGTTTATCAAGTATCAAAACGTATCATTCGTAA